A genomic segment from Bryobacteraceae bacterium encodes:
- a CDS encoding EthD family reductase, translated as MVQLLVISGTPADPGAFDRHYRDTHIPIAKTIPGVRSYTISKGPVTALAGTAPYVVATLEFNSMADFQAALASPQGQAAAADLPNFASGGATLLVYEPAAV; from the coding sequence ATGGTTCAACTCCTTGTTATCTCCGGCACACCGGCGGACCCCGGCGCCTTCGATCGTCACTACCGCGACACTCACATCCCCATCGCCAAAACCATCCCCGGAGTTCGCTCGTACACCATTAGCAAGGGTCCGGTGACCGCACTCGCCGGCACTGCCCCCTACGTCGTCGCCACCCTCGAATTCAACTCTATGGCCGATTTTCAGGCTGCCCTCGCATCTCCGCAAGGCCAAGCCGCCGCCGCGGACCTCCCCAACTTCGCCTCCGGCGGCGCGACTCTCCTCGTCTACGAACCCGCCGCCGTCTAA
- the panB gene encoding 3-methyl-2-oxobutanoate hydroxymethyltransferase, with product MNKLRIPQIIQKKQKGEKLTMLTAYDATMARLMDRAGIDMLLVGDSLGMVILGHDTTLPVTIDAAVHHTRAVSNGTRDALVVADLPFLSYQASLEQAVNNARRLMQDGGAGAVKIEGPEFDTVRRLTSIGVPVMGHLGMTPQSVHQIGGFRRVGKSPEEATRMIDRATALEAAGAFAIVLEMIPHDLARDITAAVAIPTIGIGAGPHCDGQVLVSYDVFGLFDEFVPSFVKRYAELGQAMTDATARYIDDVRSGRFPE from the coding sequence TTGAACAAACTCCGCATCCCCCAAATCATCCAAAAGAAGCAAAAAGGCGAGAAGCTCACCATGCTCACCGCCTACGACGCCACCATGGCCCGGCTCATGGACCGTGCCGGCATCGATATGCTCCTCGTCGGTGATTCCCTCGGCATGGTCATCCTCGGCCACGACACCACCCTCCCCGTCACCATCGACGCCGCCGTCCACCACACCCGCGCCGTCTCCAACGGTACTCGCGACGCTCTCGTCGTCGCCGACCTCCCCTTCCTCTCCTACCAGGCTTCTCTCGAACAGGCCGTCAACAACGCCCGCCGGCTTATGCAGGATGGCGGCGCCGGCGCCGTCAAGATCGAAGGCCCCGAGTTCGACACCGTCCGCCGCCTCACCTCCATCGGCGTCCCCGTCATGGGCCACCTCGGCATGACCCCGCAATCGGTCCACCAGATCGGAGGCTTCCGCCGCGTCGGCAAGAGCCCCGAAGAGGCCACCCGCATGATCGACCGCGCCACCGCACTCGAAGCCGCCGGAGCCTTCGCCATCGTCCTCGAAATGATCCCGCACGACCTCGCTCGCGACATCACCGCCGCCGTCGCAATCCCCACCATCGGCATCGGCGCCGGACCCCATTGCGACGGCCAGGTCCTCGTCAGCTACGACGTCTTCGGCTTATTCGACGAGTTCGTCCCGTCGTTCGTCAAACGCTACGCCGAACTCGGCCAGGCCATGACCGACGCCACCGCCCGCTACATTGACGACGTCCGCAGCGGCCGCTTCCCCGAGTAA
- the panC gene encoding pantoate--beta-alanine ligase: METILTLDGLRMPLGLARFKDKIIGLVPTMGALHHGHEELIRRAVAECHYVAVTLFVNPTQFDRKEDYERYARTFEADQAVAERLGAHLLFAPSAEEMYPRPGLTWVEVDKLGDGLCGKFRPGHFRGVATVVTKLFNLFQPDKAYFGQKDAQQLAIIRRLAADLNFPIEIVAVPTVRELDGLALSSRNQRLTPEGRRLAPLLYKALEAVRAALDAGVRDPAQALAAAAPALQTQTEIIVEYLEIVDSDDLHPLDTIADSALIAVGAWIDGVRLIDNVAWPS; this comes from the coding sequence ATGGAAACCATCCTCACCCTCGACGGGCTCCGGATGCCCCTCGGCCTCGCCCGCTTCAAAGACAAAATCATCGGCCTCGTCCCCACCATGGGCGCTCTCCACCACGGCCACGAAGAACTCATCCGCCGCGCCGTCGCCGAGTGCCACTACGTCGCCGTCACCCTCTTCGTCAACCCCACGCAATTCGACCGGAAAGAGGATTACGAACGCTACGCACGCACCTTCGAAGCTGACCAGGCCGTCGCCGAACGCCTCGGCGCGCATCTCCTCTTCGCGCCCTCGGCCGAGGAAATGTATCCGCGCCCCGGACTCACGTGGGTCGAAGTCGACAAGCTCGGCGACGGCCTTTGCGGCAAGTTCCGCCCCGGCCACTTCCGCGGAGTCGCCACCGTCGTCACAAAGTTATTCAACCTATTCCAGCCCGACAAAGCCTACTTTGGACAGAAAGACGCCCAACAGCTCGCCATCATTCGCCGCCTCGCCGCCGACCTCAACTTTCCCATCGAAATCGTCGCCGTCCCCACCGTCCGCGAACTCGATGGCCTGGCCCTCTCCTCCCGCAACCAACGCCTCACTCCGGAAGGCCGCCGCCTCGCGCCGCTCCTCTACAAGGCGCTCGAAGCCGTCCGCGCCGCCCTTGATGCCGGCGTCCGAGACCCCGCCCAGGCCCTCGCCGCGGCCGCGCCCGCCTTGCAAACCCAAACCGAAATCATCGTTGAATACCTCGAAATCGTCGACTCCGATGACCTCCACCCGCTCGACACCATCGCCGACAGCGCCCTCATCGCCGTCGGCGCCTGGATCGACGGCGTGCGCCTCATCGACAACGTAGCGTGGCCGTCCTGA
- a CDS encoding pilus assembly protein: MRWHRGRRRGSVIIDSVFTLLVFQATLIGIIDFGQLLFTHQAMVDRVRQAVRQGAVRPWDGSGDQIANLVLYGQATAPLQDGQDVQTPTFMQMRRENVRVVRAPGTAENPNDERLEVSIVNYEFQFFSPWIAGKFVNNYAVRETAPFLWRD; the protein is encoded by the coding sequence TTGCGGTGGCATAGAGGGAGGCGGCGGGGATCCGTCATTATCGACTCGGTTTTCACGCTGCTGGTGTTTCAGGCGACGCTGATCGGGATCATCGATTTCGGGCAGTTGTTGTTCACGCACCAGGCGATGGTGGACCGGGTGAGGCAGGCGGTGCGGCAGGGGGCGGTGCGGCCGTGGGACGGGTCCGGAGATCAGATCGCGAATCTGGTGTTGTACGGCCAAGCGACGGCGCCGCTGCAGGATGGGCAGGACGTGCAGACGCCGACGTTCATGCAGATGCGGCGGGAGAACGTGCGGGTGGTTCGGGCGCCGGGGACGGCGGAGAACCCGAACGATGAGCGGCTGGAGGTTTCGATCGTCAACTACGAGTTTCAGTTTTTCTCGCCTTGGATCGCGGGGAAGTTCGTGAATAATTATGCGGTCCGGGAGACGGCTCCGTTCTTGTGGCGGGATTAG
- a CDS encoding pilus assembly protein codes for MRTRAARKKGSVMVEMALASSILLPLLLGAFQFGYQLYNYNRLCTAVNEGARYASMRTYRCLDSSSVEHVKSGIRNMVAYGTPDPAEGAIPVLPGFTSNKVSVEYSTTASGVPTRVRVGITSFTIDTVVGKFTFNAKPAISYDYLGRYAPEETE; via the coding sequence ATGAGAACTCGGGCGGCGAGGAAGAAGGGCAGTGTGATGGTGGAAATGGCGCTCGCGTCGTCGATCCTGCTGCCGCTGCTGCTGGGGGCGTTTCAGTTCGGCTATCAGCTATACAACTACAATCGCCTGTGCACGGCGGTGAACGAAGGGGCGCGTTACGCTTCGATGCGGACGTACCGGTGCCTGGATTCCTCCTCGGTAGAGCATGTGAAGAGCGGGATCCGGAACATGGTTGCGTACGGGACGCCGGACCCGGCGGAGGGAGCGATCCCTGTGCTGCCGGGGTTCACGTCGAACAAGGTGAGCGTCGAGTACAGCACGACGGCGAGCGGGGTGCCGACGCGGGTTCGTGTCGGGATCACGTCGTTCACGATCGATACGGTGGTTGGGAAATTCACGTTCAACGCGAAGCCGGCCATCAGTTATGACTATCTGGGGCGTTATGCGCCAGAGGAAACAGAATAA
- a CDS encoding Tad domain-containing protein has translation MTKSRFPGNRTRFRQRRGGRQGWVLLATAASIFVIAGMLGLVIDLGRAFVVKNESQAFTDSAAMAAALQLNNTSAGVDAAKAAVAGSTNRWYFGTAPFVSPVVEFSVDAEVWLPNPGAIEVRYVRVTVPNNSVSVYFMTALGLPEVIPVAARSVAGIMPPTTYSQGVFPFAPFAHDPDGPNFGYSKGDELTLLWPSSVQSNGSTQKMNNLCQADQNLAALQAVQDGTTAERGYIQESSASAIAAAIEDDHMDYTVTLGQAVNRTGGVKTTDIYQSLNDRVNQDSSPSESDYDRYIRNHDGSPTRRVVVVPIISDANNAIVLGFAKVFLPPNQPHNPNKSKCAMYIGPADVPTGNDGSGLNIVRLLQ, from the coding sequence TTGACCAAATCAAGGTTTCCAGGAAACAGGACGCGTTTCCGGCAGCGAAGAGGAGGCCGCCAAGGCTGGGTTCTGTTGGCCACGGCGGCGTCGATTTTTGTGATTGCAGGAATGCTGGGCCTGGTGATCGATCTCGGGCGGGCGTTCGTCGTGAAAAACGAATCGCAGGCCTTTACAGACTCAGCAGCGATGGCGGCGGCGCTGCAGTTGAACAACACGAGCGCCGGGGTGGACGCGGCGAAGGCGGCGGTGGCGGGCAGCACGAACCGGTGGTATTTCGGGACGGCGCCATTTGTCTCGCCGGTGGTGGAGTTCAGCGTGGACGCGGAGGTGTGGCTGCCGAATCCGGGCGCGATCGAGGTGCGGTATGTGCGGGTGACGGTCCCGAACAATTCGGTGAGCGTGTACTTCATGACGGCGCTGGGATTGCCGGAAGTGATCCCTGTGGCGGCGCGGTCGGTAGCGGGAATCATGCCGCCGACAACTTACTCACAAGGCGTATTTCCTTTCGCGCCGTTTGCGCACGATCCGGACGGTCCGAACTTCGGCTATTCGAAGGGCGACGAACTGACGCTGCTGTGGCCATCGAGCGTACAGAGCAACGGCAGCACGCAGAAGATGAACAATCTGTGCCAGGCGGACCAGAATCTGGCGGCGCTTCAAGCAGTGCAGGATGGCACCACCGCCGAGCGCGGCTACATCCAGGAATCGAGCGCGTCGGCGATCGCGGCGGCGATCGAGGACGACCACATGGACTACACGGTGACGCTGGGGCAAGCGGTGAACCGGACGGGCGGCGTGAAGACGACGGATATTTACCAGAGCCTGAACGACCGGGTGAACCAGGACTCCTCGCCGAGCGAGTCCGACTATGACCGTTACATCCGGAACCACGACGGATCGCCGACGCGGCGGGTGGTGGTGGTGCCGATCATCAGCGACGCGAATAACGCGATTGTGCTGGGGTTCGCGAAGGTATTCCTGCCGCCGAATCAGCCGCACAATCCGAACAAATCGAAGTGCGCGATGTATATCGGCCCGGCGGATGTTCCGACAGGCAACGACGGCTCCGGGCTGAATATCGTGAGGCTACTGCAATGA
- a CDS encoding CehA/McbA family metallohydrolase yields MRSATLSLCLALLAAPATRAEDLPIVSKVEYQPLAAQVDRVLQSLEIIGEPLPAADAAALRKILDAGVATTDQTVALQQILDKHALAGVNINPESRVKVQQGNARAELVEQGWRAFLVKVHNEAGVTAVLAIDSPNMGQLANQPQNAVNRKWLDLAMFNKQPMRVHLSGLELEYRIVQIFTAQSGKREAKLAFDVGQGSQDLGFRNEVDILFTILPSAKVTFRVLDYNDRPTTAGFLIRDTKGRVYPSQTKRLGGDFFFHPQVYRADGEHVALPPGDYSVEYGRGPEYRSRTQSLKVANRDPVQITFRLERWIDPARMGWYSGDHHIHAAGCAHYERPTEGVYPQDMMRHVTGEDLKIGSVLTWGPGWYFQKTFFEGKDNAVSSPEHRIRYDVEVSGHPSSHTGHLILLGLKEQDYPGAQRIEDWPSWGMPILRWAKQQGAVTGYAHSGWGLQIPEAKTLSFAMPPFDGIGANEYIVSVTHGLTDFISTVDTPWPWELNIWYHTLNVGYRTRISGETDFPCIYGEKVGLGRSYVRQKELDYNDWVQGIKEGRNYVSDGKSHLIDFRVDGVEMGTSDVKLAAPGTVKLTAKVAALLNARPDPALQSKPADRKPYWDVERARIGSTAKVPLEVIVNGEVVERREIDADGQLRDQSFDLKLDRSSWVALRILPSSHTNPVWVDIAGKPIRSRASAEWCLKAVETCWNQKLNRVRLPEQGDMKRAYDHARAEYQRLLVESR; encoded by the coding sequence ATGCGTAGCGCCACCCTTTCCCTCTGCCTCGCACTCCTCGCCGCTCCCGCCACCCGCGCCGAGGACCTCCCCATCGTCTCCAAGGTCGAATACCAACCCCTCGCCGCCCAGGTCGACCGCGTCCTCCAATCCCTCGAAATCATCGGCGAGCCCCTCCCCGCCGCCGATGCCGCTGCCCTCCGCAAGATCCTCGACGCCGGCGTCGCCACCACCGATCAGACCGTCGCCCTTCAGCAGATCCTCGACAAACACGCCCTCGCCGGTGTCAACATCAACCCCGAAAGCCGCGTCAAGGTTCAGCAGGGCAACGCCCGCGCCGAACTGGTCGAACAAGGCTGGCGCGCCTTCCTCGTCAAGGTACACAACGAGGCCGGAGTCACCGCCGTCCTCGCCATCGACAGTCCCAACATGGGCCAGCTCGCCAACCAGCCTCAGAACGCCGTCAACCGCAAGTGGCTCGATCTCGCCATGTTCAACAAGCAGCCCATGCGCGTCCATCTCTCCGGACTCGAACTCGAATACCGCATCGTTCAGATCTTCACCGCCCAGTCCGGCAAGCGCGAGGCCAAGCTCGCCTTCGACGTCGGCCAGGGCTCGCAAGACCTCGGCTTCCGCAACGAAGTGGACATCCTGTTCACCATCCTCCCTAGCGCCAAAGTAACTTTCCGCGTGCTCGATTACAACGACCGGCCCACCACCGCCGGCTTCCTCATCCGCGATACAAAAGGCCGCGTCTACCCCTCCCAAACCAAGCGGCTCGGCGGCGACTTCTTCTTTCATCCCCAGGTCTACCGCGCCGACGGCGAACACGTCGCCCTCCCGCCCGGCGACTACTCCGTCGAATACGGCCGAGGCCCCGAGTACCGGTCCCGCACTCAATCCCTCAAGGTCGCCAACCGCGACCCTGTGCAGATAACCTTCCGCCTCGAACGCTGGATCGACCCCGCCAGGATGGGCTGGTACTCCGGCGACCACCACATTCACGCCGCCGGCTGCGCCCACTACGAACGCCCCACCGAAGGCGTCTACCCCCAGGACATGATGCGCCACGTCACCGGCGAGGACCTCAAAATCGGCTCCGTACTCACATGGGGACCCGGCTGGTACTTCCAGAAGACCTTCTTCGAAGGCAAGGACAACGCCGTTTCGAGCCCCGAACACCGCATCCGCTACGACGTCGAAGTCTCCGGCCACCCCTCCTCCCACACTGGCCACCTGATCTTACTCGGACTCAAGGAACAGGATTACCCCGGCGCCCAGCGCATCGAAGACTGGCCGAGCTGGGGCATGCCCATTCTGCGTTGGGCCAAGCAGCAGGGCGCCGTCACCGGCTACGCCCACTCCGGCTGGGGACTTCAGATCCCGGAAGCGAAAACGCTCTCGTTCGCCATGCCGCCCTTCGATGGCATCGGCGCCAACGAGTACATCGTCAGCGTCACCCACGGCCTCACCGACTTCATCTCCACCGTCGACACCCCCTGGCCCTGGGAACTCAACATCTGGTATCACACCCTCAACGTTGGCTACCGCACGCGCATCTCCGGCGAAACCGACTTCCCCTGCATCTACGGCGAAAAGGTCGGCCTCGGCCGCAGCTACGTCCGCCAGAAGGAACTCGACTACAACGATTGGGTCCAGGGCATCAAGGAAGGCCGCAACTATGTCTCCGACGGCAAGAGCCACTTGATCGACTTCCGTGTTGACGGCGTCGAGATGGGAACCTCCGACGTCAAGCTCGCCGCGCCGGGAACCGTGAAGCTCACCGCCAAGGTGGCCGCGTTGCTCAATGCCAGGCCAGACCCCGCGCTGCAATCGAAGCCCGCCGACCGCAAGCCCTACTGGGACGTCGAACGCGCCCGGATCGGCTCGACGGCCAAGGTGCCGCTCGAAGTCATTGTCAACGGCGAAGTCGTCGAACGCCGTGAGATCGACGCCGACGGCCAGCTCCGGGATCAGTCGTTCGACCTGAAGCTCGACCGCAGCTCCTGGGTCGCGCTGCGAATCCTGCCTTCCTCGCACACCAACCCCGTCTGGGTCGACATCGCCGGAAAGCCCATCCGCTCCCGCGCCTCCGCTGAGTGGTGCCTCAAGGCCGTCGAGACCTGTTGGAACCAGAAGCTCAACCGAGTCCGCCTCCCCGAACAAGGCGACATGAAGCGCGCCTACGATCACGCCCGCGCCGA